In the genome of Polaribacter atrinae, one region contains:
- the rpsU gene encoding 30S ribosomal protein S21, whose product MLIIPIKEGENIDRALKRYKRKFDRTKTMKNLRARKNFTKPSVANRAQRIKASYVQRLRTQEEVG is encoded by the coding sequence ATGTTAATTATACCAATTAAAGAAGGAGAGAATATCGATAGAGCTTTAAAACGTTACAAGAGAAAATTTGATCGTACAAAAACGATGAAAAACTTGCGTGCTAGAAAGAACTTCACAAAACCTTCTGTAGCAAACAGAGCTCAAAGAATTAAAGCTTCTTACGTTCAGAGATTAAGAACACAAGAAGAAGTAGGTTAG
- a CDS encoding acyl-CoA dehydrogenase family protein, producing MSSMYFTEEHEAFRASFKEFLKKEVIPHIDKWEKEGSIERFIWKKFGEMGYFGLNTPEEFGGLNLDLFYTVIFLEELQKVNSGGFAAAMWAHEYLAMTHLAKEGDDFIKNKYLVPSVEGDMIGCMCITEPFGGSDVAGMRSTAIKQGDTYILNGSKTFITNGVYSDYLIVAAKTDPSDKYKGISIFVVDRASKGLTATKLDKLGWKASDTGEIAFDNVEIPAENLLGEEGKGFPYIMQHFALERLVMGVNAHARAEFALEYALNYMQERVAFGKSLDKFQVLRHKIAVMASRVDMCKEYNYSITKRLNDGQYVVKEASMSKLLSTKMADEVIYDALQMLGGYGYMEDYPMARLSRDSRLGPIGGGTSEILKEIIAKIVIDKKEYKPAT from the coding sequence ATGAGCAGTATGTATTTTACTGAAGAGCACGAAGCTTTCCGTGCAAGTTTTAAAGAGTTTTTGAAAAAAGAAGTAATTCCTCATATAGATAAATGGGAAAAAGAAGGTAGTATAGAACGTTTCATTTGGAAAAAATTTGGAGAAATGGGCTATTTCGGTTTAAACACTCCAGAAGAATTCGGAGGCTTAAATTTAGATTTATTTTATACTGTTATTTTTTTAGAAGAATTACAGAAAGTTAATTCAGGTGGTTTTGCAGCGGCTATGTGGGCACATGAATATTTGGCCATGACTCACTTAGCTAAAGAAGGTGATGATTTTATTAAAAATAAATATTTAGTACCAAGTGTAGAAGGAGATATGATTGGTTGTATGTGTATTACAGAACCATTTGGTGGCTCTGATGTTGCAGGTATGCGTTCTACAGCAATCAAACAAGGAGATACCTATATTTTAAATGGTTCAAAAACGTTTATCACAAACGGGGTGTATTCAGATTATTTAATTGTAGCGGCAAAAACAGATCCTTCAGATAAGTATAAAGGAATTAGCATTTTTGTTGTAGATAGAGCTTCAAAAGGACTTACAGCAACTAAATTAGATAAGTTAGGTTGGAAAGCGTCAGACACAGGAGAAATTGCGTTTGATAATGTAGAAATCCCTGCAGAAAATTTATTAGGAGAAGAAGGTAAAGGGTTTCCTTATATTATGCAGCATTTTGCCTTAGAAAGATTGGTTATGGGGGTAAATGCACATGCAAGAGCAGAATTTGCACTAGAGTATGCTTTAAATTATATGCAAGAACGCGTAGCTTTTGGTAAGTCTTTAGATAAGTTTCAGGTATTACGACATAAAATTGCAGTAATGGCAAGTAGGGTAGATATGTGTAAAGAATATAATTACTCAATAACAAAACGTCTTAATGACGGTCAATATGTGGTAAAAGAAGCAAGTATGTCTAAATTACTATCTACAAAAATGGCAGACGAAGTTATTTATGACGCGTTACAAATGTTAGGTGGTTATGGGTATATGGAAGATTATCCGATGGCAAGATTATCAAGAGATAGTAGGCTGGGGCCAATTGGTGGTGGAACTTCAGAAATTTTAAAAGAGATTATTGCAAAAATTGTAATTGATAAGAAAGAATACAAGCCAGCAACATAA